One region of Actinomycetota bacterium genomic DNA includes:
- a CDS encoding acetyl-CoA acetyltransferase: MAGLCHRGRARGPARLRREASGRVPAQVAVGDRTPVIAGIGLSDYPKAPALDAVQHHALALQRTLDDCGLAKREIDGYVSAGGGGGMMIDDAVTMAEYLGIDHRWVDGTMTGGSSFEFHVQHAAAAIRQGYCDTVLITYGSDQLSRMGRTLGTGGFARTGQRVPGPIQFEVPYGNSLVGAYAMVARRHMHEFGTTSEQLAEIAVGVREHARLNPDAMYRGPLTADDVVNSRLIADPLHKLDCCVISDGGGAVILTTAERARDLRQPPVYVLGAAGAQTHWNISQCPDFTSSAAVASGAEAFAQAGVTPDDIDTVQFYDSFTITALVLLEGLGFCKQGEGGPFAAEGHLRRGGRLPLNTDGGGLSSCHPGMRGIFLLIEAARQLRGQGGEAQVPDCALALACGSGGWLSCIGTVILGKEEP, from the coding sequence CTGGCCGGTCTTTGCCACCGAGGACGCGCAAGAGGGCCCGCGCGCCTTCGCCGAGAAGCGTCCGGCCGAGTTCCGGCGCAAGTAGCCGTGGGCGATCGCACTCCTGTCATCGCGGGCATCGGCCTGAGCGACTATCCGAAGGCGCCCGCGCTCGACGCGGTCCAGCACCACGCGCTCGCGCTGCAACGCACGCTCGACGACTGCGGCCTCGCCAAGCGCGAGATCGACGGCTACGTCAGCGCCGGCGGTGGTGGCGGCATGATGATCGACGACGCGGTGACGATGGCGGAGTACCTCGGCATCGACCATCGGTGGGTCGACGGCACCATGACGGGCGGGTCGTCGTTCGAGTTCCACGTGCAGCACGCGGCTGCAGCGATCCGCCAAGGCTACTGCGACACGGTTCTCATCACCTACGGCTCCGACCAGCTCTCGCGCATGGGTCGCACGCTCGGCACCGGTGGGTTCGCGCGGACGGGACAGCGGGTGCCAGGGCCCATCCAGTTCGAGGTTCCCTACGGCAACTCGTTGGTCGGCGCCTATGCGATGGTCGCCCGCCGTCACATGCACGAGTTCGGCACCACGTCGGAGCAGCTCGCGGAGATCGCGGTGGGGGTGCGCGAGCACGCCCGCCTCAACCCCGACGCCATGTACCGCGGACCTCTCACCGCCGACGACGTCGTCAACTCACGGCTGATCGCCGACCCGCTGCACAAGCTCGACTGCTGCGTGATCTCCGACGGCGGCGGGGCCGTCATCCTGACCACGGCCGAGCGCGCGCGCGACCTGCGTCAGCCGCCGGTCTACGTGCTCGGCGCAGCCGGAGCCCAGACGCACTGGAACATCAGCCAGTGTCCCGACTTCACCTCGTCGGCCGCGGTCGCGAGCGGGGCGGAGGCGTTCGCCCAGGCCGGGGTCACACCCGACGACATCGACACCGTGCAGTTCTACGACAGCTTCACCATCACCGCGCTCGTGCTGCTCGAGGGTCTCGGGTTCTGCAAGCAGGGCGAGGGCGGGCCGTTCGCGGCGGAGGGCCATCTGCGGCGGGGCGGCCGGCTACCGCTCAACACAGACGGCGGTGGGCTGTCGTCGTGCCACCCGGGGATGCGCGGCATCTTCCTGCTCATCGAGGCGGCCCGGCAGCTGCGCGGCCAGGGAGGCGAGGCGCAGGTGCCCGACTGCGCGCTCGCGCTCGCCTGCGGCTCGGGCGGCTGGCTGTCGTGCATCGGAACCGTGATCCTCGGCAAGGAGGAGCCATGA
- a CDS encoding crotonase/enoyl-CoA hydratase family protein produces the protein MGGTEHCTVERHGHTVVVTMNRPEAKNALSLPMLVGMADAWDEIDGDDDVRCAVLTGAGGAFSSGMDLKSMSGPVDEKYQRRREADPDLHWKALLRHYHLKKPLIAAVEGFAVAGGTEILQATDIRVAGEGATFGVFEAKRGLFPLGGSTVRLRRQIPYTIAMDILLTARPVSAREALEIGLIGRVVPDGHALDEAMKIADVIAHNGPLAVEAIKRSVRATEGLPEDEALAVELEIGWPVFATEDAQEGPRAFAEKRPAEFRRK, from the coding sequence GTGGGCGGCACCGAGCACTGCACGGTCGAACGGCACGGGCACACGGTCGTCGTCACCATGAACCGGCCGGAAGCGAAGAACGCGCTGAGCCTGCCGATGCTCGTCGGCATGGCCGACGCGTGGGACGAGATCGACGGCGACGACGACGTTCGCTGCGCGGTCCTCACCGGCGCGGGAGGCGCGTTCTCCTCGGGCATGGACCTCAAGTCCATGAGCGGCCCCGTGGACGAGAAGTACCAGCGGCGGCGGGAGGCCGACCCCGACCTCCACTGGAAGGCGCTCCTGCGCCACTACCACCTGAAGAAGCCGCTGATCGCCGCGGTCGAGGGCTTCGCCGTCGCGGGCGGCACAGAGATCCTGCAGGCCACCGACATCCGCGTGGCCGGAGAGGGAGCCACGTTCGGAGTGTTCGAGGCCAAGCGCGGGCTGTTCCCGCTCGGCGGTTCCACCGTGCGCCTGCGCCGGCAGATCCCCTACACGATCGCGATGGACATCCTGCTGACCGCGCGGCCGGTGAGCGCGCGGGAGGCGCTCGAGATCGGGCTCATCGGCCGGGTGGTGCCCGACGGGCACGCGCTCGACGAGGCGATGAAGATCGCCGACGTCATCGCGCACAACGGGCCGTTGGCGGTCGAGGCCATCAAGCGGTCGGTGCGCGCGACGGAGGGCCTGCCCGAGGACGAGGCGCTCGCGGTCGAGCTCGAGATCGGCTGGCCGGTCTTTGCCACCGAGGACGCGCAAGAGGGCCCGCGCGCCTTCGCCGAGAAGCGTCCGGCCGAGTTCCGGCGCAAGTAG
- a CDS encoding acyl-CoA synthetase: MHFNLADLFEAAVDAFGEREYLVAEGKRRTYEEMEARANRLAHHLAAQGVGPGDHVGIYAYNCAEWVEALWAVFKLRAVWININYRYVEDELAYIFENADLKALIHQREFGPRVDTVRKHLPLLRHTLVIEDDYEDALAAQSPERDFPPRSGDDLYILYTGGTTGLPKGVVWRHEDVFFALGGGIDPTTNERVDRPEAMVDKGRAGGPLTYLPIAPLMHGATQWAVMGQSFIGNKVVLVGKFDPRRVWELVEREKINGVMITGDAMGRPLIEALEDAGAHYDLSSLVVLTSSAAVFSPSVKDQFFARFPNLVLTDAIGASESGTNGITVVQAGNTAMKGGPTVRAVVDTVVLDADGKPVEAGSGVIGKVARRGNIPLRYLKDELKTAETFVEIDGVRYAMPGDFATVEADGTITLLGRGSQSINSGGEKIFPEEVEAAVKSHPAVYDVIVVGVPDERWGQKVAAVVQARAGAAASLEEIQAHCRTKIAGYKVPRELHLVDQMQRSPSGKPDYPWAKRIAEAGAARGAGTA; the protein is encoded by the coding sequence ATGCACTTCAACCTCGCCGACCTCTTCGAGGCGGCGGTCGACGCCTTCGGCGAGCGCGAGTACCTCGTCGCCGAAGGCAAGCGGCGGACGTACGAGGAGATGGAGGCGCGGGCCAACCGTCTCGCCCACCACCTCGCCGCTCAGGGCGTCGGCCCCGGCGACCACGTCGGCATCTACGCGTACAACTGCGCGGAGTGGGTCGAGGCGCTCTGGGCCGTCTTCAAGCTCCGCGCGGTGTGGATCAACATCAACTACCGCTACGTCGAGGACGAGCTCGCGTACATCTTCGAGAACGCGGACCTGAAGGCGCTCATCCACCAGCGGGAGTTCGGGCCCCGGGTCGACACCGTGCGCAAGCACCTCCCGCTCCTCCGGCACACGCTCGTGATCGAGGACGATTACGAGGACGCGCTCGCCGCGCAGTCGCCCGAACGCGACTTCCCCCCCCGATCGGGCGACGACCTGTACATCCTCTACACGGGCGGCACCACAGGCCTGCCCAAGGGCGTCGTCTGGCGCCACGAAGACGTCTTCTTCGCGCTCGGCGGTGGGATCGACCCCACCACCAACGAGCGCGTCGACCGGCCCGAGGCCATGGTGGACAAGGGGAGGGCGGGCGGCCCGCTGACCTACCTGCCGATCGCCCCGCTGATGCACGGGGCCACGCAGTGGGCGGTGATGGGCCAGAGCTTCATCGGCAACAAGGTCGTGCTCGTCGGCAAGTTCGACCCCCGCCGGGTCTGGGAGCTGGTCGAGCGCGAGAAGATCAACGGCGTGATGATCACGGGCGACGCGATGGGGCGTCCGCTCATCGAGGCGCTCGAGGACGCGGGGGCCCACTACGACCTGTCGTCGCTGGTCGTCCTCACGAGCAGCGCGGCCGTCTTCTCGCCGTCCGTGAAGGACCAGTTCTTCGCCCGCTTCCCGAACCTCGTCCTCACCGACGCGATCGGCGCGTCGGAGAGCGGCACGAACGGGATCACGGTGGTGCAGGCGGGGAACACCGCGATGAAGGGTGGCCCGACGGTACGGGCGGTCGTCGACACGGTCGTGCTCGATGCGGACGGGAAGCCGGTCGAGGCCGGGTCGGGCGTGATCGGCAAGGTGGCCCGCCGCGGGAACATCCCGCTCCGCTACCTCAAGGACGAGCTGAAGACGGCGGAGACGTTCGTCGAGATCGACGGCGTCCGTTACGCGATGCCCGGTGACTTCGCCACCGTCGAGGCCGACGGCACCATCACGCTGCTCGGCCGCGGCTCGCAGTCGATCAACTCGGGCGGCGAGAAGATCTTCCCCGAGGAGGTCGAGGCGGCCGTCAAGTCGCACCCGGCCGTGTACGACGTGATCGTCGTGGGCGTGCCCGACGAGCGGTGGGGACAGAAGGTGGCCGCGGTGGTGCAGGCGCGAGCGGGCGCGGCCGCGTCGCTGGAGGAGATCCAGGCGCACTGCCGCACGAAGATCGCGGGCTATAAGGTGCCGCGCGAGCTGCACCTCGTCGATCAGATGCAACGGTCGCCGAGCGGCAAGCCCGACTATCCCTGGGCCAAGCGGATCGCCGAGGCCGGCGCCGCCCGGGGCGCGGGAACAGCCTGA
- a CDS encoding nitronate monooxygenase has protein sequence MQTRLCEQFGIDLPIFAFSHCRDVVAAVSRAGGMGVLGALAFSPEQLEIELRWIDEHVDGKPYGVDVVMPASYTGAGEIDPEHMADELADMIPAQHKQFVEKVLEEHHVPKLTDDDEKPVGLLGWTHEGARPQVDISLSHPISLLVNALGPPPKDIVDLAHEHGVKVAALVGSVQQAQRQVNQGVDIIVAQGHEAGGHTGEVASMVLVPEVVDAIAPVPVLAAGGIGNGRQMAAAMALGADGVWTGSIWLTVTESDMGPIVIDKLLHASSRDTVRSRCLSGKPARQLRTGWTDAWDREDCPGTLPMPLQYMLTAEAQRRIAKAQTAELIGIPVGQIVGTMRNVRPVKDVIFEMVEEFVDASERLGKLLSDS, from the coding sequence ATGCAGACACGGCTTTGTGAGCAGTTCGGGATCGACCTGCCGATCTTCGCCTTCAGCCATTGTCGCGACGTCGTCGCCGCCGTCAGTCGAGCAGGGGGCATGGGCGTGCTCGGCGCGCTCGCGTTCTCGCCCGAGCAGCTCGAGATCGAGCTGAGGTGGATCGACGAGCACGTCGACGGCAAGCCCTACGGCGTCGACGTCGTCATGCCCGCGTCGTACACGGGCGCGGGCGAGATCGACCCCGAGCACATGGCCGACGAGCTGGCCGACATGATCCCCGCGCAGCACAAGCAGTTCGTGGAGAAGGTGCTCGAAGAGCACCACGTGCCCAAGCTCACCGACGACGACGAGAAGCCCGTCGGCCTGCTCGGCTGGACCCACGAGGGCGCCCGCCCGCAGGTCGACATCTCGCTCTCCCATCCGATCAGCCTGCTCGTCAACGCCCTCGGGCCGCCGCCGAAGGACATCGTCGACCTGGCGCACGAGCACGGCGTGAAGGTGGCCGCGCTCGTCGGGAGCGTGCAGCAGGCCCAGCGTCAGGTGAACCAGGGCGTCGACATCATCGTGGCCCAGGGCCACGAGGCCGGCGGGCACACGGGAGAGGTGGCCTCGATGGTGCTCGTGCCCGAGGTGGTCGACGCGATCGCGCCGGTGCCCGTGCTCGCCGCGGGCGGGATCGGCAACGGCCGGCAGATGGCGGCTGCGATGGCCCTCGGCGCGGACGGCGTGTGGACAGGGTCGATCTGGCTCACCGTGACCGAGAGCGACATGGGCCCGATCGTGATCGACAAGCTGCTGCACGCGTCGTCGCGCGATACCGTGCGCTCGCGCTGCCTGTCGGGGAAGCCCGCCCGTCAGCTGCGCACCGGGTGGACCGATGCGTGGGACCGCGAGGACTGCCCGGGCACGCTGCCCATGCCGCTGCAGTACATGCTGACGGCCGAGGCCCAACGCCGCATCGCCAAGGCCCAGACCGCCGAGCTCATCGGCATCCCTGTCGGTCAGATCGTCGGCACCATGCGCAACGTGCGCCCGGTGAAGGACGTGATCTTCGAGATGGTCGAGGAGTTCGTCGACGCCAGCGAACGCCTCGGCAAGCTCTTGTCGGACTCCTAG
- a CDS encoding steroid 3-ketoacyl-CoA thiolase, whose protein sequence is MAQPVIVEAVRTPIGKRNGRLSGLHAADVLAAAQVEVVKRAGLDPSDVEQLIGGCVTQAGEQASNVTRNAWLGAGMPYEVAATTVDCQCGSSQQANHLVAGLIAADAIEVGIACGVEAMSRVGLGMNVINGPGTSRPPGYPAEMPDQFGAAERIAVRRGITRDDVDAFALASQQHAARAQAEGRFDREIVPVEVAEGGDGLEVTVVDRDQGPRDSTIEGLAKLKPVLDDGIHTAGNSSQISDGAAAVLWMSEARAKAAGMRPRARIVAQVLVGSEPYYHLDGPVDATRKVLHKAGMTMADIDLFEVNEAFASVALSWARVHEPDMDKVNVNGGAIALGHPVGATGSRLVTTALHELERSDKTLALISMCCGGALATGTILERL, encoded by the coding sequence GTGGCCCAACCTGTGATCGTCGAAGCCGTCCGTACACCGATCGGGAAGCGCAACGGCCGGCTGTCGGGGCTGCACGCGGCCGACGTCCTCGCGGCCGCCCAGGTCGAGGTGGTGAAGCGGGCGGGTCTCGACCCGTCCGACGTCGAGCAGCTCATCGGCGGGTGCGTCACGCAGGCGGGGGAGCAGGCGTCGAACGTCACCCGCAACGCGTGGCTCGGCGCCGGCATGCCCTACGAGGTGGCCGCCACCACGGTGGACTGCCAGTGCGGTTCGTCGCAACAGGCCAACCATCTCGTCGCCGGCCTCATCGCGGCCGACGCCATCGAGGTGGGCATCGCGTGCGGGGTCGAGGCCATGAGCCGGGTGGGCCTCGGGATGAACGTCATCAACGGGCCCGGCACCTCGCGCCCGCCCGGCTACCCGGCCGAGATGCCCGACCAGTTCGGCGCGGCGGAGCGCATCGCCGTGCGCAGGGGCATCACGCGTGACGACGTCGACGCCTTCGCGCTCGCCTCACAGCAGCACGCGGCACGCGCCCAGGCGGAGGGCCGCTTCGACCGCGAGATCGTGCCCGTCGAGGTGGCCGAAGGCGGTGACGGCCTCGAGGTGACGGTCGTCGACCGTGACCAGGGGCCGCGCGACTCGACCATCGAAGGGTTGGCCAAGCTCAAGCCCGTCCTCGACGACGGCATCCACACCGCGGGCAACAGCTCACAGATCTCCGACGGCGCCGCCGCCGTGCTCTGGATGTCGGAGGCGCGCGCCAAGGCGGCAGGGATGCGCCCTCGCGCCCGGATCGTGGCCCAAGTTCTGGTGGGCTCCGAGCCCTATTACCACCTCGACGGTCCGGTCGACGCCACCCGCAAGGTGCTGCACAAGGCGGGCATGACGATGGCCGACATCGACCTGTTCGAGGTCAACGAGGCCTTCGCCTCCGTCGCTCTCTCGTGGGCGCGCGTGCACGAGCCCGACATGGACAAGGTCAACGTCAACGGCGGCGCCATCGCCCTCGGCCATCCGGTGGGTGCGACCGGGAGCCGGCTCGTCACCACCGCCCTGCACGAGCTCGAGCGCAGCGACAAGACCCTCGCGCTCATCTCGATGTGCTGTGGCGGCGCGCTCGCGACGGGCACCATCCTCGAGCGCCTCTAG
- a CDS encoding CoA transferase, translated as MGTARTGPLAGLKVIELVGLGPGPFAGMLLADMGADVLRIDRVEAGQAVDRSQPASSAMNRGKWSLAVDLKQPKGVATLLRLVDRADALFEVFRPGVAERLGFGPDVCMARNPRLIYGRLTGWGQEGPYAHVAGHDIDYLALAGALEPLGRAGQPPTPPINVLADFAGGGMLLAFGVACAAFERAASGRGQVVDAAMVDGAALMLTPFYAARASGFWGPRGTNFLDTGAPFYDAYETADGEWVAVGAIEPQFYAELRSRLGLADDGDLDAQWDKEQWPVQKERLAALFRTKTRNEWCELLEHTDACFAPVLAPTEAPDHPHNRARHTFLRIDDVPQPAPAPRFSRTPATIGRPPTHSGDDDDEVLAAWGFTPAEIDELRAADTIV; from the coding sequence ATGGGAACTGCACGTACCGGACCGTTGGCCGGGCTGAAGGTGATCGAGCTTGTGGGCCTGGGGCCGGGGCCGTTTGCCGGCATGCTCCTGGCCGACATGGGCGCGGACGTGCTCCGCATCGACCGGGTCGAAGCCGGCCAGGCCGTCGATCGATCGCAACCGGCGAGCAGCGCCATGAACCGGGGCAAATGGTCGCTGGCCGTCGACCTCAAGCAGCCGAAGGGCGTCGCCACGCTGCTGCGCCTGGTCGACCGGGCCGACGCCCTCTTCGAGGTGTTCCGGCCCGGCGTCGCGGAGCGGCTGGGCTTCGGCCCCGACGTGTGCATGGCGCGCAACCCCCGCCTCATCTACGGCCGTCTCACGGGCTGGGGTCAGGAGGGTCCGTACGCGCACGTGGCCGGTCACGACATCGACTACCTCGCGCTGGCCGGCGCGCTCGAGCCCCTGGGGCGCGCCGGGCAACCGCCGACGCCGCCGATAAACGTGCTCGCCGACTTCGCCGGCGGCGGCATGCTGCTCGCGTTCGGCGTGGCGTGCGCCGCGTTCGAGCGGGCCGCATCGGGCAGGGGACAGGTCGTCGACGCGGCGATGGTCGATGGTGCCGCACTCATGCTGACGCCGTTCTACGCGGCGCGTGCGAGCGGGTTCTGGGGACCGCGCGGCACGAACTTCCTCGACACCGGCGCTCCGTTCTACGACGCGTACGAGACCGCCGACGGCGAGTGGGTCGCGGTCGGTGCCATCGAGCCCCAGTTCTACGCCGAGCTGCGCAGCCGGTTGGGACTGGCCGACGACGGGGACCTCGATGCGCAATGGGACAAGGAGCAGTGGCCCGTGCAGAAGGAGCGACTGGCCGCACTGTTCCGCACGAAGACGCGCAACGAGTGGTGCGAGCTGCTCGAGCACACCGACGCCTGCTTCGCGCCGGTCCTCGCCCCGACCGAGGCCCCCGACCATCCCCACAACCGGGCGCGGCACACGTTCCTCCGCATCGACGACGTGCCCCAGCCCGCCCCCGCACCCCGGTTCAGCCGCACACCCGCAACCATCGGCCGCCCGCCGACGCACTCCGGCGACGACGACGACGAAGTCCTCGCCGCGTGGGGCTTCACCCCCGCCGAGATCGATGAGCTCCGCGCGGCCGATACGATCGTCTGA
- a CDS encoding desulforedoxin, with protein MGQRLRCASCGTEIIIVKAPGGPLSCCGQPMAGREGEAAGGKPAG; from the coding sequence GTGGGACAACGGCTGCGGTGCGCCTCCTGCGGCACCGAGATCATCATCGTCAAGGCGCCCGGTGGGCCGCTGTCGTGTTGCGGGCAACCGATGGCCGGGCGCGAAGGGGAGGCGGCCGGTGGCAAACCTGCTGGGTAA
- a CDS encoding DUF983 domain-containing protein — MLGMARPLGRALLRRCPRCGAGGLFTRWFTMAERCPRCGMRFEREEGFFLGAYVVNFAVTEGLLLVLLMAYVLVQANASDGVPVLPVVLATVSAAVLMPLVFYPVSRTIWVAVELVMRPLEIDEELDADAHRAV; from the coding sequence ATGTTAGGGATGGCGAGACCGCTCGGGCGAGCCCTGCTCCGTCGCTGCCCGCGCTGCGGCGCCGGCGGTTTGTTCACGCGGTGGTTCACCATGGCCGAGCGCTGCCCGCGCTGCGGCATGCGCTTCGAACGCGAGGAGGGGTTCTTCCTCGGCGCCTACGTCGTGAACTTCGCCGTGACCGAGGGCCTGCTGCTCGTGCTGCTGATGGCGTACGTGCTCGTGCAGGCGAACGCCTCCGACGGCGTGCCGGTGCTCCCGGTCGTGCTCGCCACGGTGAGTGCGGCGGTGCTCATGCCGCTGGTCTTCTATCCGGTGTCGCGCACGATCTGGGTTGCCGTCGAGCTCGTCATGCGGCCGCTCGAGATCGACGAGGAGCTCGACGCCGACGCGCACCGTGCCGTTTGA
- a CDS encoding cyclase family protein, with translation MPMPPEFEELARKVNNWGRWGDDDEIGTLNLITPEVVARGAACVKRGRTFSLAIPLSLDGPQLGFIPGRINPLRTMVAINRPLTGDPDQFCSSDDIVVMALQAATHWDSLAHVSYAGRLYNGFPAASITDRGAAHCGIDKIAAIVGRGVLLDAARALGVERLEPGYALTADDLDAAEERARLKVTAGDIVLLRTGQITHLKAGDKMGYAYPNPGPSLQTVEWFRNHDVAALATDSLTFEVYPSERADLPLPVHLLHLVEMGMTQGQNFDLEELAADCADDGVHEFLLEASPQPFVGGLGTPVNPVAVK, from the coding sequence ATGCCGATGCCGCCGGAGTTCGAGGAGCTGGCCCGCAAGGTCAACAACTGGGGCCGCTGGGGCGACGACGACGAGATCGGAACGCTCAACCTCATCACGCCGGAGGTCGTTGCCCGCGGCGCCGCGTGCGTGAAGCGGGGTCGCACGTTCTCGCTCGCCATCCCGCTCTCGCTCGACGGTCCCCAGCTCGGCTTCATCCCCGGCCGCATCAACCCCCTGCGCACCATGGTCGCGATCAACCGGCCCCTCACGGGCGACCCCGACCAGTTCTGCTCGAGCGACGACATCGTGGTGATGGCCCTGCAGGCGGCCACCCACTGGGACTCGCTCGCCCACGTCAGCTACGCGGGTCGTCTCTACAACGGCTTCCCGGCCGCGTCCATCACCGACCGCGGCGCGGCCCATTGCGGCATCGACAAGATCGCGGCGATCGTCGGGCGCGGTGTGCTGCTCGACGCGGCACGCGCCCTCGGTGTGGAGCGGCTCGAACCGGGCTACGCGCTGACTGCCGACGATCTCGACGCCGCAGAGGAGCGCGCCCGCCTGAAGGTGACGGCCGGCGACATCGTGCTGTTGCGCACCGGCCAGATCACCCATCTGAAGGCGGGCGACAAGATGGGCTACGCGTACCCCAACCCGGGGCCCTCGCTACAGACGGTCGAGTGGTTCCGCAACCACGACGTCGCCGCGCTCGCGACCGACAGCCTCACGTTCGAGGTCTACCCGAGCGAACGCGCCGACCTGCCGCTCCCTGTGCACCTCCTGCACCTCGTCGAGATGGGGATGACCCAGGGCCAGAACTTCGACCTCGAGGAGCTGGCCGCCGACTGCGCGGACGACGGCGTCCACGAGTTCCTGCTCGAGGCCTCGCCGCAACCGTTCGTCGGCGGCCTGGGCACGCCGGTCAACCCGGTCGCGGTCAAGTGA
- a CDS encoding TIGR03619 family F420-dependent LLM class oxidoreductase: MKFWLGVAYLEPDELLDMARLADVSGYHGIAVSDHVFYPEKLSTPYPYTHDGSPPFTPGTPWPDPWVLIGAMAAVTTRLRFMTNVYVAPARNPFLVAKQVGTAAVLSGDRVALGVGAGWMREEFEQLGQPFGDRGRRLDEMIEVVRALWRGGMVEHHGEHYDFHRLQMSPVPAAPVPIYCGGQSRRAIERASRLDGWIGNAYPPERAVELVGRVRRERGDRDFEVIVSLLARPDADLYRRMEDAGVTGLLCAPWMRPDATEASARRAAVERFAETVVARL; the protein is encoded by the coding sequence GTGAAGTTCTGGCTGGGCGTCGCGTACCTCGAGCCCGACGAGCTGCTCGACATGGCCCGCCTGGCCGACGTCTCCGGCTACCACGGCATCGCGGTGTCCGACCACGTCTTCTACCCGGAGAAGCTGTCGACGCCGTATCCGTACACACACGACGGGTCGCCCCCGTTCACGCCCGGCACCCCGTGGCCCGACCCGTGGGTGCTGATCGGCGCGATGGCCGCGGTGACGACGCGCCTCCGCTTCATGACCAACGTCTACGTCGCGCCGGCTCGCAACCCCTTCCTGGTCGCCAAGCAGGTGGGCACGGCGGCGGTGCTCTCCGGCGACCGCGTCGCCCTCGGTGTCGGGGCGGGGTGGATGCGGGAGGAGTTCGAGCAGCTGGGTCAACCCTTCGGCGACCGGGGGCGTCGCCTCGACGAGATGATCGAGGTCGTGCGCGCGTTGTGGCGCGGTGGGATGGTCGAGCACCACGGCGAGCACTACGACTTCCACCGCCTGCAGATGTCGCCGGTGCCCGCCGCGCCCGTGCCCATCTACTGCGGCGGCCAGTCGCGCCGCGCCATCGAGCGCGCGTCCCGACTCGACGGCTGGATCGGCAACGCGTACCCGCCCGAGCGGGCGGTCGAGCTCGTCGGTCGGGTGCGGCGCGAGCGCGGCGACCGCGACTTCGAGGTGATCGTCAGCCTCCTGGCCCGCCCCGACGCCGACCTGTACCGACGCATGGAGGACGCGGGCGTCACCGGACTGCTGTGCGCGCCATGGATGCGGCCCGACGCGACCGAGGCATCGGCGCGTCGCGCCGCGGTCGAGCGCTTCGCCGAGACCGTCGTCGCCCGGCTGTGA